Proteins from one Flavobacterium sp. N2038 genomic window:
- a CDS encoding M4 family metallopeptidase — MEKKLPKIMTTSVVILTFSVAGFTQNTDKRVSQKNVSENGQPSLITFSDKSTYKESDFNTVFKEQLGLKDNQNFAKVKTESDKEGFVHEKFQLYEQGIKVEFANYTLHSKGGKLVSMNGEFYALENVKTTPKLSSQAAFAKAIAYTGAKQYLWETPDDAAVMGYEKPKGELVLLPAMEEQGENRKSDKVRLAYKFDIYATYPLSRGDLYIDAQTGEALFYNATIKHLGENSHGRLISTAGKDQKSSLVSKKSMVAANAATRYSGTQTIQTSLSGSSYILSDVTRGNGIQTYNSARTATYPTTNFTDADNNWTAAEYNNTNKDNGALDAHWGAEMTYDYWSTVHGRNSFDNAGAKIKSYVHYNLVAAGYPNNNNAFWNGSVMTYGDGTGTGGFDILTAMDVAGHEIGHAVCTYTANLAYQKESGAMNEAFSDIWGACIEYRAAPTKSTWLVGEDIERRSGHLALRSMSDPNSEGQPDTYGGTYWVNVNCTPTNNNDQCGVHTNSGVLNHWFYILSVGKSGTNDIGSVYNVTGITIDKAAKIAYRLESVYLTANSTYANARTSGIQSAIDLYGAGSAEVIATTNAFYAVGVGAAYAGSGDTVAPTAPTSLAASGTTGTTTNLSWTASTDNVAVTGYDIYEGTTLKGSSTSTTYTVTGLTALTAYTFTVKAKDAAGNVSAASNAVNVTTTAATISYCTSQGNSTADERIGKVVFGTINNTSTGTTGYENYTALSTNATRGTAYTITITPSWTSTVYTEGYAVFIDYNQDGDFADSGETVWTKATSKTTPVTGTITIPATAALGTTRVRVSMKYNGIPTSCEAFSYGQVEDYSINITASGAIASEDINTSLFETTETSSFALYPNPVEDELNVSILNNTGYTFRITNTLGQQISTGQLSGNPINVSALNTGVYIIELNNGSKRVVKKFVKK, encoded by the coding sequence ATGGAAAAAAAATTACCAAAAATTATGACAACGTCAGTTGTTATTCTTACATTTTCTGTAGCTGGATTTACCCAAAACACTGATAAAAGGGTAAGTCAGAAAAATGTATCAGAAAACGGACAACCAAGTTTAATCACCTTTAGCGACAAGTCTACCTACAAAGAATCCGACTTTAACACTGTTTTTAAAGAACAATTAGGTTTAAAGGACAATCAGAATTTTGCAAAAGTAAAGACAGAGTCTGATAAAGAAGGGTTTGTACATGAAAAATTTCAGTTATACGAACAAGGAATCAAAGTAGAGTTTGCAAACTATACTTTACATTCAAAAGGAGGAAAATTAGTTTCGATGAATGGCGAATTTTATGCTCTTGAAAATGTAAAAACAACGCCTAAATTATCCAGTCAGGCTGCTTTTGCTAAAGCAATTGCCTATACAGGTGCAAAGCAATATCTATGGGAAACACCAGACGATGCAGCTGTGATGGGATATGAAAAACCAAAAGGCGAATTGGTTTTATTACCGGCAATGGAAGAACAAGGCGAGAACAGAAAGTCTGATAAAGTAAGATTAGCTTATAAATTTGATATTTATGCTACTTATCCGTTGAGCAGAGGAGATCTTTATATCGATGCCCAGACCGGAGAAGCTTTGTTTTACAATGCAACGATCAAACATCTTGGCGAAAACAGTCATGGGAGATTAATTTCGACGGCTGGCAAAGATCAAAAAAGCAGTTTAGTTTCTAAAAAAAGTATGGTTGCCGCAAATGCAGCGACTCGTTATAGCGGAACACAGACTATTCAGACTAGTTTAAGCGGTTCTTCTTATATTTTATCTGATGTAACTCGTGGAAACGGAATTCAAACTTACAACTCTGCAAGAACTGCGACATATCCTACAACTAATTTTACAGATGCCGACAATAACTGGACAGCAGCCGAGTATAATAACACCAATAAAGATAATGGTGCATTAGACGCACATTGGGGTGCCGAGATGACTTATGATTATTGGTCAACAGTACATGGAAGAAATAGCTTTGATAATGCGGGTGCAAAAATTAAAAGTTATGTTCATTACAATTTAGTAGCAGCGGGATATCCAAATAATAATAATGCATTTTGGAACGGAAGTGTTATGACTTACGGTGACGGAACCGGAACTGGAGGATTTGATATTTTAACAGCAATGGATGTTGCGGGTCATGAAATTGGTCATGCTGTGTGTACGTATACTGCAAATCTGGCGTATCAGAAAGAATCGGGGGCAATGAACGAAGCATTCTCTGATATTTGGGGAGCTTGTATAGAATATCGTGCTGCACCAACAAAATCAACCTGGTTAGTTGGAGAAGATATTGAAAGAAGAAGTGGTCATCTTGCCCTGCGCTCAATGAGTGATCCAAATTCAGAAGGACAGCCAGATACTTACGGGGGAACATATTGGGTAAATGTAAACTGTACGCCAACAAATAATAACGATCAATGTGGGGTTCATACCAATTCTGGTGTTTTGAATCATTGGTTTTATATTTTATCTGTTGGTAAATCAGGAACAAACGATATTGGAAGTGTGTATAACGTAACAGGTATTACTATTGACAAAGCTGCAAAAATTGCTTACCGTTTAGAGAGCGTATATTTAACAGCAAATTCAACATATGCAAATGCAAGAACTTCAGGAATACAATCTGCAATAGATTTATACGGTGCAGGTTCTGCTGAGGTTATTGCAACAACGAATGCGTTTTATGCAGTTGGTGTTGGTGCTGCTTATGCAGGATCGGGGGATACTGTGGCACCAACAGCTCCAACAAGCTTAGCTGCTTCTGGAACTACCGGAACAACTACTAATTTATCGTGGACTGCTTCTACAGATAATGTGGCAGTTACAGGATATGACATTTACGAAGGAACAACGCTAAAAGGATCTTCAACATCAACTACATATACGGTAACCGGTTTAACGGCTTTAACGGCTTATACTTTTACGGTTAAAGCTAAAGATGCTGCAGGAAATGTTTCAGCTGCCAGTAATGCTGTAAATGTTACTACAACTGCCGCGACTATATCTTATTGTACATCTCAGGGAAATAGTACCGCAGATGAAAGAATTGGTAAAGTTGTGTTTGGAACAATCAATAATACATCAACAGGTACAACGGGTTATGAAAACTATACTGCACTTTCTACAAATGCAACAAGAGGAACAGCTTACACGATTACTATTACTCCAAGCTGGACTTCGACTGTTTACACTGAAGGATATGCTGTTTTTATTGATTACAATCAAGATGGTGATTTTGCAGATTCTGGTGAGACTGTTTGGACAAAAGCAACTTCAAAAACAACTCCGGTGACTGGAACAATAACTATTCCGGCAACGGCAGCTCTTGGAACAACCAGAGTTAGAGTTTCTATGAAATACAACGGAATCCCAACATCTTGTGAGGCTTTTTCTTATGGACAAGTAGAAGATTATTCTATAAACATCACTGCTTCAGGAGCAATTGCTAGTGAGGATATCAATACAAGTTTATTTGAAACCACAGAAACATCAAGTTTTGCATTATATCCAAACCCTGTAGAAGATGAACTGAATGTTTCAATTTTGAATAATACAGGATATACATTCCGAATCACAAACACATTGGGTCAGCAAATTAGCACAGGACAACTTTCCGGAAACCCTATTAATGTTAGTGCATTAAATACTGGAGTTTATATTATTGAATTAAATAACGGCAGTAAAAGAGTCGTTAAGAAATTTGTTAAGAAATAA
- a CDS encoding DUF6646 family protein: protein MKKVITLLFLVSFGFINAQKAFTGKGDIRVNVGANLQDGGSGIQGSVDFGLGENFSFGFVANYLLGVDNFSGFYHGSSSVYNDKTPDFSDRFDAKARINANLSSVIGVEQLDIYPGLSLGLHNFGGHVGGRYFFTDGFGVFTEVGFPIAKYGSNNDPFYHLNNQATFSLGASFNLQ, encoded by the coding sequence ATGAAAAAGGTTATTACACTTTTGTTTTTAGTATCATTTGGATTTATTAATGCTCAAAAAGCATTTACAGGAAAAGGAGACATACGAGTTAATGTTGGTGCTAATTTACAAGATGGTGGTTCTGGAATTCAGGGATCTGTAGATTTTGGTTTAGGAGAAAATTTCTCATTTGGTTTTGTTGCAAATTATTTATTAGGAGTAGATAATTTTAGTGGTTTTTACCACGGAAGTTCATCTGTTTACAATGACAAAACTCCTGACTTCTCTGATCGTTTTGATGCAAAAGCCAGAATTAATGCTAATTTATCAAGCGTAATTGGAGTAGAGCAATTAGACATTTATCCAGGACTAAGTTTAGGTTTACATAATTTTGGAGGCCATGTTGGAGGTCGTTATTTCTTTACAGACGGATTTGGTGTATTTACTGAAGTTGGATTTCCAATTGCAAAATACGGAAGTAACAATGATCCGTTTTATCATTTAAACAATCAGGCAACTTTCAGTTTAGGAGCTTCTTTTAATTTGCAATAA
- a CDS encoding metallophosphoesterase family protein, which yields MRTFVIGDIHGGLLALEQVMKKAGVTTEDTLIFLGDYVDGWSHSAQVIDYLIDLKSKQNCICVRGNHDQLALEWLENRHDDLDEEMWYKHGGKATVEGYSKISEEKKKTHIAFLHQLKDYYLDDENRLFVHAGFTNLNGVVWEYFPKLFYWDRTLWETALSLDPNLKPGDLYYPKRFTVYKEVYIGHTPVTRIGQTVPVQKACVWNVDTGAAFKGPLTIMNIDTKEFWQSDPLNELYPDEKGRN from the coding sequence ATGCGAACATTTGTTATAGGTGACATTCACGGCGGATTACTTGCACTGGAACAAGTGATGAAAAAAGCCGGGGTCACTACAGAAGATACTCTTATATTTCTAGGCGATTATGTTGATGGCTGGAGTCACTCAGCGCAGGTAATCGACTATTTAATTGATTTAAAAAGCAAACAGAACTGTATTTGTGTTAGAGGAAATCACGACCAGCTGGCCTTAGAATGGCTTGAAAACAGACATGATGACCTTGATGAGGAAATGTGGTACAAACATGGCGGAAAAGCCACCGTAGAGGGGTATTCGAAGATATCTGAAGAGAAAAAGAAAACACATATTGCTTTTTTACATCAGCTGAAAGATTATTATCTTGATGACGAAAACCGTTTATTTGTTCATGCCGGATTCACTAATTTGAATGGTGTGGTCTGGGAATACTTTCCAAAATTATTTTACTGGGACAGAACACTCTGGGAAACAGCGCTTTCTTTAGACCCAAACTTAAAACCTGGTGATTTATACTATCCTAAACGTTTTACGGTTTACAAAGAAGTCTACATAGGTCATACGCCTGTTACCCGAATTGGGCAAACAGTTCCGGTTCAAAAAGCTTGTGTCTGGAATGTTGACACAGGTGCTGCTTTCAAAGGACCTTTGACGATCATGAACATTGACACCAAAGAATTCTGGCAAAGTGATCCGTTAAATGAATTATATCCTGACGAAAAAGGTAGGAATTAA
- the dinB gene encoding DNA polymerase IV, with amino-acid sequence MSDVPTYRKIIHIDMDAFYASVEQMDNPMLRGKPVAVGGSENRGVVSAASYEARKFGVRSAISGVLAKKYCPEIIFVRPRFDRYKEISSKIHKIFHEYTDLVEPLSLDEAYLDVTQNKKGNPSASLLAQEIRQRILNEVGLTASAGISVNKFVAKIASDVNKPNGQKTVNPDEILEFLEELPIRKFYGVGKVTTEKMYQLGIFTGTDLKSKSVEFLEKHFGKSGAFYYNVVRGIHNSEVKPHRITKSVAAEHTFDVNLSSEIFMLEQLDRIATSLEKRLKKHEISGKTVTLKIKYSDFTQQTRSKTLPYFISDKSLIMEIVEELLYQEKMKDSVRLLGISLNNLNIEERKAVVVQLKFAF; translated from the coding sequence ATGTCAGATGTGCCAACATATCGCAAAATTATCCATATTGACATGGATGCTTTTTATGCTTCAGTTGAGCAGATGGACAACCCAATGTTGCGGGGTAAACCTGTCGCAGTTGGAGGGTCAGAGAACAGAGGAGTAGTTTCGGCAGCGAGTTACGAAGCCAGAAAATTTGGAGTTCGTAGTGCAATAAGTGGTGTTTTGGCCAAAAAATATTGCCCCGAGATTATTTTCGTAAGACCAAGATTTGATCGTTATAAAGAGATCTCCTCAAAAATTCATAAAATCTTTCATGAGTATACAGATTTGGTTGAACCGCTTTCTTTAGATGAGGCTTATCTGGATGTAACCCAAAACAAAAAAGGAAATCCGAGCGCCAGTTTACTGGCTCAGGAAATTAGGCAAAGAATTCTAAACGAAGTTGGTCTTACAGCTTCCGCCGGAATTTCGGTCAATAAATTTGTGGCCAAAATTGCTAGTGACGTCAATAAACCGAATGGACAAAAGACGGTTAACCCAGATGAAATTTTAGAGTTTCTGGAAGAACTGCCTATTCGGAAATTTTACGGTGTTGGAAAAGTGACCACTGAAAAAATGTATCAATTAGGGATTTTTACAGGAACAGATTTAAAAAGTAAATCTGTGGAGTTTCTCGAAAAGCATTTTGGGAAATCTGGAGCTTTTTATTACAATGTCGTTCGTGGTATTCATAACAGCGAAGTAAAACCACATCGCATAACAAAATCAGTTGCTGCAGAACATACTTTTGATGTGAATTTATCCTCAGAAATCTTTATGTTGGAGCAATTGGACAGAATCGCCACATCTTTAGAAAAAAGATTAAAAAAACATGAAATATCAGGGAAGACTGTTACTTTGAAAATAAAATACAGTGATTTTACACAACAGACCAGAAGTAAAACATTGCCCTATTTTATATCAGATAAAAGTTTGATAATGGAAATAGTCGAAGAGTTATTATATCAGGAAAAAATGAAAGATTCTGTTCGGTTACTTGGCATTTCGCTGAACAACTTGAATATTGAGGAGAGAAAAGCTGTAGTCGTGCAGCTTAAATTTGCATTTTGA
- a CDS encoding PAS domain-containing protein, whose translation MKNNNYDEAFYRYSVPLMSWDFHYLYLNELKLTFADLKKVNEISNLFSWNKEDLKIEERIKNEVVLITDLSLKIVFASNGIRKMTGYKEDEVLGHTPKMFQGPATSKIVLEEIKEAIQLKMPFKKTLENYKKNGETYRCSVDAVPVYNLKGKVSHFIAFEKEDKSA comes from the coding sequence ATGAAAAACAATAATTATGATGAAGCTTTCTATCGTTATTCAGTACCTTTAATGTCCTGGGATTTTCATTATTTGTATTTAAATGAATTGAAATTGACTTTTGCGGATTTGAAAAAAGTAAATGAAATTTCAAATCTATTTTCCTGGAATAAAGAAGATTTGAAAATTGAAGAAAGGATTAAAAATGAAGTTGTTCTTATTACGGATTTGAGTTTAAAAATTGTTTTTGCCTCAAACGGAATAAGAAAAATGACAGGTTATAAAGAAGATGAGGTTTTAGGACATACACCAAAAATGTTTCAGGGACCAGCCACTTCTAAAATTGTTTTAGAAGAAATAAAAGAAGCAATCCAATTAAAAATGCCTTTTAAAAAGACGCTTGAAAACTATAAAAAAAATGGTGAAACTTACAGATGCAGTGTAGATGCTGTACCAGTTTACAACTTAAAAGGGAAAGTTTCACATTTTATAGCATTCGAAAAAGAAGATAAAAGTGCTTAA